The Schizosaccharomyces pombe strain 972h- genome assembly, chromosome: I genome contains a region encoding:
- a CDS encoding aminotransferase, whose translation MIDSTSTATATSKTVELNTNGSKTDASSENGTASNYPEGLWCFDEAMKMDPETTVKLQLDHLNKLRTVHGHARNFVKADNSRFVDEKGTEHLDLIGGVGVVTVGNNNQYVWDCLQKCFDAKLYMMGAISYRNLAAAFGRNMALLSPGQKLTRTWTATGGAEANEGVIKLIRLATRYKPNKKKFLSTLNSFHGKTTGAVFLGGKEKWQKYQSPAPFDVDYVPYGDAEALQVALSSGMYRSFIVEPIQGEGGVIVPPPGYLAKARELCTKYDTYLVLDEIQTGCGRTGKFWACEYENIIPDCIAFAKGFSGGLIPFAGYIATEELWNAAYNSLETAFLHTATYQENTLGLAAGVATIDYIVQNDLLSRCRKLGGIMFDRLNKLQTKFPHVMKDVRGRGMIVGIEFYPIPESVQEEFGEYYATPIVNDLADTYHVQVYCSLNNPSVFRFLPPLTIPEADLDEGLSAVESAVAKFDAKVKEAVAAKST comes from the coding sequence ATGATTGATTCCACGTCCACTGCTACTGCTACCTCAAAGACGGTTGAACTTAACACAAATGGTTCAAAAACCGATGCCTCCTCCGAAAATGGAACAGCCAGCAATTATCCTGAGGGTTTGTGGTGCTTCGACGAAGCCATGAAAATGGACCCAGAAACGACTGTCAAGTTACAACTCGACCACTTAAACAAGTTACGCACTGTCCATGGCCACGCTCGCAATTTTGTGAAAGCTGATAATTCTCGTTTTGTTGATGAAAAGGGTACTGAGCATCTGGACTTAATTGGAGGCGTTGGAGTCGTAACGGTCGGTAACAACAATCAGTATGTTTGGGATTGCTTACAGAAATGCTTTGATGCCAAGTTATATATGATGGGTGCCATTTCCTATCGTAACCTTGCAGCTGCCTTTGGTCGCAATATGGCTTTGCTATCTCCTGGTCAAAAACTTACTCGCACATGGACTGCAACCGGTGGTGCTGAAGCTAATGAGGGAGTTATTAAATTGATTCGCCTTGCTACCCGTTATAAGCCtaacaagaaaaagtttcTTTCTACTTTGAACTCTTTCCATGGTAAAACCACTGGTGCCGTCTTTTTAGGCggcaaagaaaaatggcaaaaatatcaaagtCCTGCTCCTTTCGACGTTGACTACGTCCCTTACGGTGATGCGGAAGCACTTCAAGTTGCCTTATCCTCTGGTATGTACCGTTCATTCATTGTTGAGCCTATTCAAGGCGAAGGTGGTGTTATTGTCCCTCCTCCAGGTTATCTTGCAAAGGCTCGTGAACTTTGCACTAAGTACGATACATATCTCGTTTTAGACGAAATTCAAACCGGTTGTGGTCGTACCGGTAAATTCTGGGCCTGTGAATACGAAAACATCATTCCGGATTGTATCGCTTTCGCCAAAGGATTTTCAGGCGGACTCATTCCATTTGCAGGGTATATCGCTACAGAGGAGCTTTGGAATGCTGCTTACAATTCCCTTGAAACGGCTTTTCTGCACACTGCCACTTATCAAGAAAACACTCTTGGACTTGCCGCCGGTGTTGCTACCATCGATTATATCGTGCAAAACGACCTTCTTTCTAGATGCCGCAAGTTAGGTGGTATCATGTTTGATCGTCTTAATAAacttcaaacaaaattccCTCATGTTATGAAGGATGTTCGTGGTCGAGGAATGATAGTTGGTATTGAATTTTATCCCATTCCTGAGTCAGTTCAAGAAGAATTCGGCGAATACTATGCAACTCCTATTGTCAATGACCTTGCCGATACATATCACGTCCAAGTCTACTGTTCACTCAATAATCCTTCAGTTTTCCGCTTCCTTCCTCCTTTAACTATTCCAGAAGCCGACTTAGACGAAGGTTTGTCAGCCGTTGAATCTGCTGTTGCAAAGTTTGATGCTAAGGTTAAGGAAGCTGTTGCAGCCAAGTCAACCTAA
- a CDS encoding uncharacterized protein (Schizosaccharomyces pombe specific protein), with translation MQLTGSIYPWFTAYALLKSTLMELINSFIPYKSQTGKAPKCLVPYWLSIRLSLLYFKLTEAISFTEKCEKYNISLFDSTFVFGYIVNCFFIIHLNTFLTSQ, from the coding sequence ATGCAATTAACTGGATCGATCTACCCATGGTTTACTGCGTATGCTTTATTGAAATCCACGCTGATGGAACTCATCAATTCGTTTATACCGTACAAATCTCAAACTGGAAAGGCACCAAAGTGTCTGGTTCCTTATTGGCTTTCAATTCGTCTAAGTTTACTTTACTTTAAATTGACAGAGGCGATATCATTTACCGAGAAGTGcgaaaaatataatattagCTTATTTGATTCAACTTTTGTATTTGGCTATATCGTTAActgcttttttattattcatttaaacACGTTCCTTACATCACAGTGA